One part of the Streptomyces sp. AM 2-1-1 genome encodes these proteins:
- a CDS encoding YciI family protein has translation MRYLVMVQGSQADYDAMSGTASAEGGPAWTERDRRAMFAHMEALNDDLAASGEMLSCDGLAAPDRTRFVTAGADGGPPVVTDAPYDRSQVLPAGYWVLECADLDRVTEIAARVVACPQPEGAPDRPVAIRPIGEGPAEEPAAA, from the coding sequence ATGAGGTATCTGGTGATGGTGCAGGGTTCACAGGCCGACTACGACGCGATGTCCGGTACGGCGTCGGCCGAGGGCGGCCCGGCCTGGACCGAGCGGGACCGCCGGGCGATGTTCGCGCACATGGAGGCGCTCAACGACGACCTGGCCGCGTCCGGCGAGATGCTCTCCTGCGACGGCCTCGCCGCCCCGGACCGGACCCGCTTCGTGACGGCGGGCGCGGACGGTGGGCCGCCCGTCGTCACCGACGCCCCGTACGACCGGAGCCAGGTGCTGCCCGCCGGGTACTGGGTGCTGGAGTGCGCGGACCTGGACCGGGTGACCGAGATCGCCGCCCGGGTCGTCGCCTGTCCGCAGCCCGAGGGTGCCCCGGACCGGCCGGTGGCGATCCGCCCGATCGGGGAGGGCCCCGCCGAGGAGCCGGCGGCGGCGTGA